In Bombus terrestris chromosome 6, iyBomTerr1.2, whole genome shotgun sequence, a single window of DNA contains:
- the LOC100642946 gene encoding E3 ubiquitin-protein ligase MARCHF5: protein MSDNNLPHIFYGLDSPGRIVRIESSITTRPNIGRLSSIEETLRRFSTNLRPERQTNESNNEIPDAQPPEILSNEEPVPIVLSESVNIAQPTDMIDGASSPNQSNINTSIANTEDDKRYCWVCFATDEDDATALWVKPCHCRGTTKWVHQGCIQRWVDEKQKGHAGAHVACPQCNTEYIIVYPNMGPLVVVLDTIDGMVFRICPFIAASIVAASVYWTAVTYGAVTVMQVVGHKDGLAIMEQADPLVLLVGLPTIPIMLVLGKMLRWEDQALNLLRRHAYKVPILRHFLPSSCSSADRIQSDDLPPMSDPMSATRILCGALLLPSIASICGKIFFESIHSNFQRTLLGGIAFITVKGAFKIYHKQQQYVRQCQRRIMDYTESNVSLYRRQQNSETNQTS from the exons ATGTCAGATAACAATTTGCCGCACATATTCTATGGACTCGATTCGCCTGGTAGGATAGTACGTATAGAATCTAGTATTACCACACGGCCTAATATTGGTCGTCTTTCAAGTATAGAAGAAACATTAAGAAGATTTAGCACAAATCTAAGGCCAGAAAGACAAACTAATGAATCAAATAATG AAATACCTGATGCTCAACCTCCAGAGATTTTATCAAATGAGGAACCAGTACCTATTGTGTTGTCAGAATCTGTAAACATTGCACAACCAACTGATATGATTGATGGTGCATCTTCCCCAAACCAATCAAACATTAATACATCAATAGCAAATACAGAAGATga CAAAAGATATTGCTGGGTATGCTTTGCAACGGATGAAGATGATGCAACTGCTTTATGGGTAAAACCATGTCATTGTCGTGGTACAACAAAATGGGTACATCAAGGATGTATTCAGAGATGGGTtgatgaaaaacaaaaaggaCATGCAGGTGCACATGTAGCATGCCCACAGTGTAATACAGAATACATCATTGTATATCCAAATATGG GGCCGTTAGTAGTTGTACTGGATACTATTGATGGTATGGTTTTTCGAATTTGCCCATTTATTGCAGCTAGTATAGTTGCTGCATCTGTATACTGGACAGCTGTAACATATGGAGCAGTAACTGTAATGCAAGTAGTTGGTCACAAGGATGGTTTAGCTATAATGGAACAAGCTGATCCTTTGGTATTATTGGTTGGTTTGCCAACCATTCCAATAATGTTAGTTTTGGGAAAAATGCTCAGATGGGAAGATCAAGCACTTAATCTTTTAAGGCGACATGCATATAAGGTTCCTATTTTGAGGCATTTCTTGCCCAGTAG ttGTTCAAGTGCTGACAGAATACAATCTGACGATCTACCACCTATGAGTGATCCAATGTCAGCAACTCGTATTCTTTGTGGTGCACTTTTATTACCTAGCATTGCCAGCATATGTggcaaaatattttttgaaagcaTACATTCTAATTTTCAAAGAACATTgctt GGAGGTATAGCATTTATAACAGTAAAGGGTGCATTCAAGATATACCATAAACAGCAACAATATGTAAGACAATGTCAACGTCGTATAATGGATTATACAGAAAGTAATGTTTCATTATATAGAAGACAACAAAATTCTGAAACTAACCAGACAAGCTAA
- the LOC100643226 gene encoding transmembrane protein 68 isoform X1 has product MFSVIFNIQKILEDTIVEYIDVDFTLWLWLLMPLLLTFLLPLLIGILLYLTALILYIYKLHRVRLRNAYETDWRNAARNVVAAVWDAHGWIWYGYEIVGLQNIPQNEPVLFVYYHGAIPVDLYYFISKILLLNSKLIHTVADRFLFKWPGWSIISDVLKVIPGTIQTCSTILKEGNMLAISPGGVYEAQFGDSYYQLMWKKRVGFAKVALDAKVCIIPLFTKNIREAFRTISWGRRMWLRIYAATRFPFVPIYGGFPVKLTTYVGKPILYDGSLTPEELQMKVANALNNLINQHQRIPGSISLALLERIYVAEKEES; this is encoded by the exons ATGTTTTCCGTAATATTTAACATACAGAAAATTTTAGAAGATACTATAG ttGAATATATCGACGTGGACTTTACATTATGGTTATGGCTTTTGATGCCACTTTTGTTAACATTTTTACTTCCACTTCTGATTGggatattattgtatttaactgcattaatattgtatatatataagttaCACAG agTTAGATTAAGAAATGCATATGAAACAGATTGGAGAAATGCTGCACGCAATGTAGTAGCTGCAGTTTGGGATGCTCATGGCTGGATTTGGTATG gATATGAAATAGTTGGACTTCAAAATATACCACAAAATGAACCAGTACTTTTTGTATACTATCATGGAGCTATACCTGTAGACctttattactttatatctaaaatattacttttaaattCAAAGCTAATTCACACAGTAGCagatagatttcttttcaaatGGCCTGGGTGGTCTATAATTTCTGATGTATTAAAAGTAATACCTGGTACAATCCAAACATGTTCTACTATTTTGAAAGAAGGTAATATGCTTGCAATCTCACCTGGTGGTGTATATGAAGCTCAGTTTGGAGATTCTTATTACCAATTAATGTGGAAAAAGCGAGTGGGTTTTGCAAAGGTTGCATTGGATGCTAAAgtg TGCATAATACCTTTATTTACGAAGAATATTAGAGAAGCATTTAGAACGATAAGTTGGGGTAGGAGAATGTGGTTGAGAATATATGCTGCCACCAGATTTCCTTTTGTACCTATCTATGGTGGTTTTCCTGTAAAGTTGACAACATATGTTGGTAAACCGATTCTGTATGATGGGAGTCTAACACCAGAAGAATTACAAATGAAG GTTGCTAATGCACTcaacaatttaataaatcaacATCAAAGAATACCAGGAAGTATATCATTAGCTTTGTTAGAAAGAATATATGTTGCAGAGAAAGAAGAATCATAA
- the LOC100643226 gene encoding transmembrane protein 68 isoform X2 produces MPLLLTFLLPLLIGILLYLTALILYIYKLHRVRLRNAYETDWRNAARNVVAAVWDAHGWIWYGYEIVGLQNIPQNEPVLFVYYHGAIPVDLYYFISKILLLNSKLIHTVADRFLFKWPGWSIISDVLKVIPGTIQTCSTILKEGNMLAISPGGVYEAQFGDSYYQLMWKKRVGFAKVALDAKVCIIPLFTKNIREAFRTISWGRRMWLRIYAATRFPFVPIYGGFPVKLTTYVGKPILYDGSLTPEELQMKVANALNNLINQHQRIPGSISLALLERIYVAEKEES; encoded by the exons ATGCCACTTTTGTTAACATTTTTACTTCCACTTCTGATTGggatattattgtatttaactgcattaatattgtatatatataagttaCACAG agTTAGATTAAGAAATGCATATGAAACAGATTGGAGAAATGCTGCACGCAATGTAGTAGCTGCAGTTTGGGATGCTCATGGCTGGATTTGGTATG gATATGAAATAGTTGGACTTCAAAATATACCACAAAATGAACCAGTACTTTTTGTATACTATCATGGAGCTATACCTGTAGACctttattactttatatctaaaatattacttttaaattCAAAGCTAATTCACACAGTAGCagatagatttcttttcaaatGGCCTGGGTGGTCTATAATTTCTGATGTATTAAAAGTAATACCTGGTACAATCCAAACATGTTCTACTATTTTGAAAGAAGGTAATATGCTTGCAATCTCACCTGGTGGTGTATATGAAGCTCAGTTTGGAGATTCTTATTACCAATTAATGTGGAAAAAGCGAGTGGGTTTTGCAAAGGTTGCATTGGATGCTAAAgtg TGCATAATACCTTTATTTACGAAGAATATTAGAGAAGCATTTAGAACGATAAGTTGGGGTAGGAGAATGTGGTTGAGAATATATGCTGCCACCAGATTTCCTTTTGTACCTATCTATGGTGGTTTTCCTGTAAAGTTGACAACATATGTTGGTAAACCGATTCTGTATGATGGGAGTCTAACACCAGAAGAATTACAAATGAAG GTTGCTAATGCACTcaacaatttaataaatcaacATCAAAGAATACCAGGAAGTATATCATTAGCTTTGTTAGAAAGAATATATGTTGCAGAGAAAGAAGAATCATAA
- the LOC100643673 gene encoding peptidyl-prolyl cis-trans isomerase Fkbp12 gives MGVDVEVLSPGDGQTYPKTGQTVVVHYTGTLDNGKKFDSSRDRGVPFKFKIGKGEVIKGWDQGVAQMCVGERARLTCSPDFAYGSRGHPGVIPPNAVLIFDVELLKVEP, from the exons ATGGGCGTGGATGTAGAAGTTCTTTCTCCTGGAGATG GCCAGACATATCCGAAAACCGGACAGACCGTAGTTGTTCATTATAcag GTACTCTTGACAATGGAAAAAAATTTGACTCCAGTAGGGACCGTGGAGTGCCATTTAAGTTCAAAATCGGTAAAGGTGAAGTTATTAAAGGCTGGGACCAAGGAGTTGCTCAAATGTGTGTTGGAGAACGTGCTAGGTTAACTTGTTCACCAGATTTTGCCTATGGTAGCCGAGGACATCCTGGAGT TATTCCTCCAAACGCTGTTCTTATCTTTGACGTGGAATTATTGAAGGTGGAGCCTTGA
- the LOC100642429 gene encoding protein EFR3 homolog cmp44E: MAMIKCCLETEVPDVFEILARKCTDPGCCCWCCSALRPRYKRLVDNIFPVNPQDGLVKNNMEKLTFYSLSSPEKLDRIGEYLFQRASRDIYRRRNGFVVIAMEAMDQLLVACHAQTLNLFVESFLKMIQKLLESTDPQLQILATQSFVRFANIEQDTPSYHTRYDFFVSKYSAMCHSNHNDHAIRKQIRLAGIQGLQGVVRKTLSDDLVENIWEPVHMDKIVPSLLYNMQNSRYSNKEDATPDSPTEERSDPPQFAETCMRELVGRASFGHIRCVIRPVLRHLDNHQLWVPNYFAIHTFRIIMFSIQSQYSYTVVEALMIHLDDHSKSSPKIRTSIADTLSKIISIAAGESVGPSVLEIINSLLSHLRVSVTRNQSSSNDEQLYQEALINALGEFANHLPDYQKIEIMMFIMSKVPYSQPDRIVSVGKGDVLLQSILLKSLLKVGTKYQTIHLNTTFPPSFLEPLLRMSLAADAEMRLLVQKIFHTLIDRHQNITKLAKPTVNVAQLDLTIEKGSRPDVIFIRKHGPEIYLALYESLELASNMVENVESIYTTLALLAVELASEETVLELLRLVLSLQDLALTSGQISISLKFNLHSIVISLLVLISYVCNITSLMDYANKIVEIRRKEAPHLLPDLQSQYDSSLSSRLAPALLVDQTVLSECLKGAGLDSGKLQQGSGYSSISLQHRHSWVDSAGRNSLADINSGATELDSGGSSPGVQKKLPGEELTFESMKRILTENNNNHVIEEEKRMQLSHFFRNAPFQDLVSKTQPKHDVLQSKLSEIFNTLSVDPRNAAQPGGPPTDTKPSQAPAYEIHFPELFVY, translated from the exons ATGGCTATGATCAAATGCTGCCTCGAGACAGAGGTGCCTGACGTTTTCGAGATTCTCGCACGAAAGTGCACTGACCCAGGCT GTTGTTGCTGGTGCTGTTCAGCTTTACGCCCACGATATAAAAGACTTGTTGACAATATCTTTCCAGTAAATCCTCAG gaTGGCTTAGTAAAAAATAACATGGAGAAACTGACCTTTTATTCATTAAGTAGCCCTGAAAAACTAGACAGGATTGGAGAATATTTGTTTCAAAGGGCTTCCAGGGACATTTACAG GAGAAGAAATGGATTTGTTGTCATTGCTATGGAAGCAATGGATCAGCTTTTAGTAGCATGCCATGCTCAGactttaaatttatttgttgAAAGCTTCTTAAAGATGATACAGAAATTGTTAGAATCTACTGATCCACAATTACAAATACTGGCAACCCAATCT TTTGTCCGGTTTGCAAACATCGAGCAGGATACGCCGTCTTATCACACACGTTACGATTTCTTTGTATCAAAATACTCTGCAATGTGCCACTCCAACCACAATGACCATGCAATCCGCAAACAGATACGGCTTGCTGGAATTCAGGGATTGCAG gGTGTTGTAAGGAAAACACTTTCTGATGATCTAGTAGAAAATATTTGGGAACCTGTACACATGGATAAAATTGTTCCTTCGTTGTTATACAATATGCAAAACTCAAG ATATTCTAATAAAGAAGATGCAACACCAGATAGCCCAACTGAGGAACGATCAGACCCACCACAATTTGCAGAAACTTGTATGCGAGAACTTGTTGGCCGAGCATCATTTGGTCATATAAGATGTGTTATTCGACCCGTTCTAAG acATTTAGATAACCATCAGTTATGGGTTCCTAATTACTTTGCTATTCATACATTTAGGATAATTATGTTCTCCATTCAG TCACAATACTCTTATACAGTTGTGGAAGCATTAATGATTCATCTTGATGATCATTCAAAATCATCCCCCAAGATCAGAACAAGTATTGCAGATACTTTGTCCAAAATTATTTCCATTGCAGCTGGTGAAAGTGTTG GTCCCTCTGTGTTGGAGATAATAAATTCTCTGCTATCTCATCTTAGAGTTAGTGTAACAAGAAATCAATCTTCAAGTAATGATGAACAATTATATCAAGAGGCTCTTATTAATGCTCTTGGAGAGTTTGCAAATCATCTTCCAGATTAtcagaaaatagaaattatgaTGTTCATAATGAGCAAAGTTCCATATAGTCAACCAGATCGTATAGTTTCAGTCGGTAAAGGAGATGTACTACTCCAAAGTATTCTTTTAAAATCTCTTCTAAAA GTTGGCACAAAATACCAAACTATACATTTGAATACAACTTTTCCACCAAGCTTTTTGGAACCATTGTTAAGAATGTCACTTGCAGCAGATGCTGAAATGCGGCTTTTAGTACAAAAAATCTTTCATACTTTAATCGATAGGCATCAAAATATTACGAAACTTGCGAAACCTAC AGTAAATGTTGCACAACTTGATCTTACAATCGAAAAAGGATCCAGACCAGATGTGATATTTATTCGTAAACATGGCCCTGAAatttatttagcattatatgaATCGTTGGAATTGGCAAGTAACATGGTGGAAAACGTAGAATCTATATATACAACATTGGCATTACTTGCCGTGGAATTGGCCTCAGAAGAAACTGTGTTGGAGTTACTAAGATTAGTGCTGAGTCTTCAGGATTTAGCTTTAACAAGTGGCCAAATCAGTATTTCACTCAAATTTAATTTGCACTCTATTGTCATCAGTTTGCTTGTACTAATATCTTACGTTTGTAATATTACTTCACTCATGGATTACGCAAATAAA ATTGTAGAAATACGACGAAAGGAAGCACCTCATCTTTTGCCTGATTTGCAATCTCAGTATGATAGTAGTTTATCTTCTAGATTAGCACCCGCTCTATTAGTTGATCAAACTGTTTTAAGCGAATGTTTAAAAGGAGCTGGTCTTGACAGTGGAAAATTGCAACAGGGATCTGGTTACAGTAGTATCTCACTACAACAtcg gcACTCGTGGGTCGATAGTGCTGGACGAAATTCGTTAGCCGATATTAATTCTGGTGCTACTGAATTAGATAGTGGAGGCTCATCTCCTGGTGTTCAAAAA AAATTACCAGGAGAAGAGTTAACTTTTGAGAGTATGAAACGAATTCtaacagaaaataataataatcatgtcATAGAGGAAGAAAAACGAATGCAATTATCGCACTTCTTTAGAAACGCACCATTCCAAGATTTGGTATCAAAGACGCAACCAAAG cATGATGTTTTACAAAGTAAACTgtcagaaatatttaatacattatcCGTTGATCCACGAAATGCAGCTCAACCAGGTGGACCACCAACAGATACCAAACCAAGTCAAGCTCCAGCTTATGAAATACATTTCCCAGaattattcgtttattaa
- the LOC100643349 gene encoding chymotrypsin-1, whose translation MTRLVLVVFIIGVVFGGVFASNQTNEIDEQIVGGTDARLGQYPYQVSLRQNGRHFCGGTLVTNRHVVTAAHCIHGIVSPPFKDFTVVTGTVTLSSGGQVHAVKSAVYNPDFKPSSSESYRNDVAVVTLASPVSVNANQKPIPLISSDPPVGATLRMTGWGKTNANADNVPNTLQTTTVNLLNNADCQNRMGIRIYPGQLCTYNKKGVGICMGDSGGPLVYNGQLVGIASFVIPCAKGYPDAYTRVSQYKSFINRNLF comes from the exons ATGACACGTCTCGTGTTAGTCGTCTTCATAATCGGTGTCGTTTTCGGCG gcGTCTTTGCCAGCAACCAAACGAACGAGATTGACGAGCAAATCGTCGGTGGCACCGATGCTCGTCTTGGTCAGTATCCTTATCAAGTATCGCTTAGACAAAATGGAAGACACTTCTGCGGTGGCACTCTGGTTACCAATCGACACGTAGTCACTGCTGCTCACTGCATCCATGGTATTGTATCTCCTCCATTCAAGGATTTCACTGTCGTAACTGGTACAGTTACCCTCTCAAGTGGTGGTCAAGTCCACGCTGTTAAGTCGGCCGTCTACAACCCCGATTTCAAGCCTAGCTCCTCCGAGTCTTACAGAAATGACGTTGCTGTAGTCACT CTCGCTAGCCCAGTTAGCGTAAACGCTAACCAGAAGCCAATTCCTCTCATTTCTTCTGATCCACCAGTTGGTGCAACATTGAGAATGACCGGTTGGGGAAAAACCAATGCTAACGCAGACAACGTTCCTAATACCCTACAAACGACAACCGTAAATCTTCTGAACAATGCAGATTGTCAGAACCGCATGGGAATCCGCATCTACCCTGGACAGTTGTGTACCTATAACAAAAAGGGTGTTGGTATCTGTATG GGTGATAGTGGCGGTCCCCTTGTCTACAATGGTCAACTTGTAGGTATCGCTTCCTTTGTCATTCCATGTGCTAAAGGCTACCCTGATGCTTACACTCGTGTCTCTCAATACAAAAGCTTCATCAACAGAAATCTATTTTAA